Below is a genomic region from Venturia canescens isolate UGA chromosome 1, ASM1945775v1, whole genome shotgun sequence.
TTCTTCGACATGCCCGTGGACTCgggtttttttcttatacgcTCGCTGAGTGGtggaatcgattgaaaaatcttgggATCATCGGCAGAAGCGACGTTTTCCATCGCCATGTCCATGCTCGAAGAGACCGAGTCGAACATTGATTCTTCGGAAGATCCTAAAGAAACAGTTTGACTGACTTCCGGTTTGATGGGTTCAACTTTCGTCGCTGTTCCAAACGAGTCGTCAACGGTCGCGTCGTCAGGCGCGTCTTTGGGTTCTCGAGTACTCTCGAATTCCTTGAATCTACGTTCTTCCACCGGTAAACTTTCCTCGAAAGCACGGAACTTCGGCGACGCTTCGTTGTACTTGAGGTCCTCGATGTCATGATCGTCCGAGTCCGAATCTTCTTTCGAACTTTCCATCAGACCCTCGATCCCGTCCATGCTTTTATTGTCACGCTCCGAGCTcgtgtcaattttttccttgtagTCGTTTCCATCGTCAcccgtgatttttttcatctgcgCCTCGACGTCAAACTCGTCGATCGATGCATTATCTTCCGAACGAACGTCTTGCGATCGCTCGTAAATCGTTGGCTCTCGAGCGTCGTCGTCCGATTTCTCATTCTCACTGGCTATGCTGACAATCTCGGCGACACTGCCACCGAACTCGAGCCTCATTTCGGCGACTCGTTGCTTCAGCTCAGCGTCGGATTCCATCGCAGCGATCGGCGAACTGAGATCTTCCATTTCTGTGTCCGGCTCGTTCTGATCGATGATCTCCACcgttcctttttcaatttccggtgatctcgtttctctttttatcaACGGTTTTCGTTTGACACTCGTGATGAACGAATTTTCAGATTTCACGGGCATTTCGTCGGGCTCGTGCTCTCGCTTTAACGATACTTTTGTCTCTGTTTTAATAACAACCGACGATTTCACATCCAATCCTTCCTTCGTATCCATCGGCTCcgtttttaacaaattttttgaatctACCTTCATCATCTCCTCGGTCTCGACTTTTACTGTTGCGACTGTCGATTTTGTTTCTCGAATTTCCGTATCGATTTCTTTCTTCACCACGACCGCCTCGACCGTCGTTATCCGCGACTTTGTCTTGTTCtccgaaaaaatcattttttccgatTCGAAATTTGTCTCCTCCTTTATCGATTCGGACTCAAAGTCCATGCGGACTCTTCCTTCCACCGAAACTGGCGATTGTGGATGATCGATGAAATCATGCTGGAAACGGAACATAAGAATTTTGctatatttcattattattcaagAGACTTTTTGTGTGGTCCAAACCATCAGATTTGGGCCGGTCATTAGATATTTCAGTcgctttttattcaaacatttgtgttgataaaaatttggtCTAAATATAAGAATTAATGCTTACCTCGTTATTGGAGAGGGTCGAGTTCGCGTTCGTAGAGTCTGGAGCGAGAAGCGTCGGTGTAGTTGGTGGAGTATAATTATCGGAGGACAAGCTTTCCCTGGCGATGCGTCGTTTTTTGGGCGGAGCAGCGACAATTTCATTGGGAGGACTTTCAGGCCTGCTGTTGGGCGAGTCGCATTCTTCGGAGATGGCTTGACGGAGCCACCGCTTCTTAGCGGATCCGGAAGAAACAGGACAAGCGGAGTTTGTGTTAGCGGTTTGTTTCCGTTGAGGAGGTGAATCGATAATACCGGAAACGGAATTAGCGGCTTGAACGAGAGTAGCCAGTCCCTTGGCGGCGTAACTTTGTGTCAAAAACTCCGAGGATGGATCGGTGGGAGACAAAAAGTCGGTTGGTTTTGTCGCGGCGGGATTGTTGGCGAGGGTAGAAGCGTTGGTGTTCTGAATAGTGGCCGGAGGCGAAGAGACGCCGGATGTTTGGGCATGGGCTTGGGGAGGGTCGGGCGATTCCTTGAGCCACTCGTTCATGAGTACTTTTttagtttttggaaatttgaagCCCGGAGCGAGAGGTCCAACGGCGGCTGCGACGAGGAGGCAAGCCGAGGAGAGTGGCGTGGACGGAGTTGAGCTTTGGGAGCTGCTACTCGCGCCACTGTCGCAGGTTGGACTCTTGATGGGAGCGACTTGTTGGAGAGTCGGTGAACTGGGTCCAGGGACCGCGGAGGAATTGGCGAGAGCGAGCAAAAGTCCGGCGGCGGTCGGTATGGTTTGATTGCTATCGCGAGCGAGAGGGTCGTTGTCGGAATCCTTGGTGGGGGTGTGCAACAACCGGGGTGAATAGGAGGATGTATCCCGAGTCGGTAAGCACATGTGTTGACTGGATGACGGTGGGGATTGCATAGTGGAGCTTTCTTCGCCGGAGGAGAGGTCCGAATCGGCCGAATTCAAGCGGGTTCTCCGATTGCTGTTTTGGGAGTGTGAGCTGCTGGTGGTTCTCGCTCTACCCTTCCGCCGCTTTCGACGGATGGGTCGTTCGATGGTGTGCTTCGATTTAGCAACGTGATGCAAAACACTCTCGCGTTCGTCGTTGTCACTGTGCGTACCACCGGATTCTTTGCGCTGAGCGTTTCTCGCCTGTACTTCTTGCTTTCTCTGCTCAGCTTTTTCCATCCTCTCGAAAGCTTTCATGATAGCTTCCATCTTGCGTTCCTCGcgagtcatttttttcttgtcctTTTTAGATTCTTGAGGAGGTTGGCTCGGTGTTACGACGGCGGGAGTTGTGACCGTTGGAGTCGCGGGTGTTGGTTCCTGCGGAGCTGGTTGAGGTTGTTGCTGCGTCACCGGTTGCTGCGTTTGCTGTTGTGGTTGaggttgttgctgctgttgcgtTTGGGGTGCTTGCGTCGTCGCTGTTCTCAAGGGTGAAGCTTGCCGTTGCTGCGGAACCGGCACGACTTCTTCCTTGGGATTCGGACGAGTTACCGTCGCCGTCGGAGTGGGTACGCTCGTGACAACAGTCGCTGTACGACGCGGCTGAACCGTGGACGTCGTCTGCGGCGTAGTTGTACTCGTGGTGGGCGTGATACTCGTCGACGACAGAGTCGACAACGAATCGCTGTCCTCGCAAACGGTATTTCTACGACCTCGTCGTCTCCTCTCCCGGCCGTCAGCGTTTTCCGCGAGGGCGCCGTTGCTTCCTCGTCGAGTTGTCAGTTGTCCGGCGGTCGCGGCGATCTGACACGAACGCGGATTGTTGCAAGCACAAACAAGCGGCATTACCGCAGTCGCGTTCGGATTTGGCGACAGCATTAGATCATGTTGCTCATGACGAATGGTTATTTCTACGTTCTTCTCGATCGCCGAACTCGTTACAATGTAAAGGTGGAGCGTTCCCTTCTCAATACAATGCTTCACTTCCGCGTTTGGTTTACAACTTCGACGAACGAATCTCGCGTCGTTTCCATACGTTCGCGTATCCACGCACACTTCGGTACCGTCTCGTggtaaacgataaaaaaatacaaaaggaCCCGGCCTCTGGGCATGTTGTCGACCCTGCGGATGAGACGGCCTGTGCTGCGTGCTGAGCATGTACTTTCCACGTAACTCTAGCACCGGCGTGTTGGGCGGCAGATACATCGTTGCCACGAGAAACTGTTGGAAAATCGAACGAGcaaatatttacattttttgtcttATTCGAGTCTTTTAACGcgtataataatattttaaattGGATGTTGCGAAAACTCTCAACTACGAATGCCTCAACGATCTATCGAAAAACTTACCCTAAGATTGTTGCTATGGACGTTGAGTCTACACTTGCCCGTGGCAACAACGTTCATGTTGCCCTGTTTAAGATCGTTGTGAGTTCCGTTAACTTTGATGCTGGATATTCTGGCTCTCAATTCGGGGCTGTAATGATTCGTAACAGCTTCCTCGTATCTCTCGATCCATTGTCGGAGGGGCGCCATATTCGAGCCCCAAGCATCTTGTGTTTCTTCTTCTCGATCGTCGAGGCTCATGCGTCTCTTGACTTTTCGTTTACCGGGGCCACGTTTAGCCGTTTCTTTCTTACGCACAGCGCTCGTTTGCCGAGGATTTTGCTCGCGTCTTTGTCGCTTGGCAacgttattgttattattgttgttgttattgttcAATCGACGCAACTGAGGTGGTGGATCAGATTTTCTTCGTGCCacttgttgctgctgttgttgatGTTGGTGCgcttgttgttgttgttgttgctgctgctgctgttgctgcgtttgttgttgttgctgctgctgctgctgctgttgttgttgttgctgatgTTGCTGTTGCgcttgttgctgttgttgctgctgctggtgTTGCTGAACGTTACGCTTTTTCGGGCCAGTGTTCACCGCGACATCCGTGTCCGCAGAACTCGTCGATGAAGCGTCCGATGACGTGTCCGAATTCAGAAGCTCCTCTCGCTTTCGCATCTGCAAACCTCGTGCTCGTTGACGGTCCACTCGGCGGGGTCGACATATCTCGCATAGATATTCTTCCGGAATGTTCGATCGATCTATTCCCATGCAATCCACGTGCTGCCATACACTGAAAAAATGGAACGACAATTTAGTGACGTCAATTGGTCATGCACAAAAATAGTTTTGGCTCGATAATTCTAgtcaaaattgatgaaattttttatatttgaagCGCATTTGATTTATTggaatctttcgatttttatacGTACAGGCAGCGATCGCAGCAAATCATGTAACCGTCATCGTGCTCGAATTCActgaaatcgaaaataaacacgcaaaattataaaatgctCTTtgcagagagaaaaatataaggaGGATTCCATGAACGAAGAATCAGGGTTCATTTACCATATGCAGCGAGTCACACTGTCCTCAtcatcaccctcgccttccgGTGCTGTTTCCGTCTCTTCGCCCTCCGGTTCGGCCTCTCGACCTGCTTCGCTACTGATCGCACTCGCTGCATCGTCCACTGCGTTACTGCCACTTACAGCTTTTAACGAAATGAAACGTAAAGAGACTTTAAAAAtcgttcgtttttcaaaatagaaattcaTTAATGTCGCAATTTAtaggaatttttgaaaacttgcTCGATTGCTTGCGAGTTGTTACCTTGCGAGTAGATAAAAGGATGTTGCAGTGTCACAGTCGATGCACCCGCACCGTTTATCGGTTGTTGCTTCGGATGAGGTGGCGGTGACGCGGGTGGCGGTGTTCTCGGAGGTGGTGCACCGTAGTTGTGGTCTTGTAGGACAAACTGGAGACACTACAATTAGAGGAGGGAAGGAATTCTTCAAACCATGCAATGGAACAAAACCACACAATTTGACGTTTCCCGCAAAATTTCGTGCTGCATTGGAAATTCGTGACGAAAGAATTGTTTGACAGAAAAATGGATATTTCTcagtctttttttcttcaggaaTATTGACAGAATAAATTTAGAGCAAACGTAGGAAGTGACCAAATTCATACTGGCGAAGGAATGTCGACGTGCtacaaatattggaaaaacgagttttcgtaAAATTACACTTTACGTAAAATTGACAGTTGTGAAACGTAACAAACTCATCAAAATCATGCtaattttgttgaatatttATCCCTTGTCAGTTTAAATTCACGCAGAAGTGATTGGATTTTATCCCATCATTCTAACACCATagagaaatgttgaaaatgaaaaaaaaaaaatataataagtgAGCTTCTCCTCGTAGAGGTGTTCGCAGTTACGATATTTTTTACCTCATACGGCAAGGGCATCCTTCGTACGGGCGACTGCAGCGCCTGTGATTGGATGTCCTCGTCCTTCGCAGAGTGAGATTCCATTTCGTTTCTGTAAAGGTAAATTAATTCTTAATTAAAAAGAActacgatttttaaaaactaAATAAATTCTATCGGTTTTGAATATCATGAAAAACTGAGATTAGCAAGTTTTCTACTGAAAATCCAAGTTCGTTTTCGCCCCCGTTGCACGAATCTCAGGTCGAAAACGCCATGAGCCCGCTCGTCTCTGCGACACTGCAGACGCGCTTTGAAGCTTGCACACGGGCAAGAAAAATGTGATGCTAACAGTGCGAGCCAAGTCGTTCGAATGTTCTATAAATTTAGAGTTTTCCCCGAAGTCATTGGCATTTTTGAAATCTACTAACTTGATGTCCAATTCCTTTCGAGACTCCGTCGTTGTGACCGGTACCAAAGTTTTAATTTGTCCGGTCTGCGGCCGTATTTGTTGAGAATACTGAGGCGCCAGGatcatttgtttttgttgaatattttgCTGCTGTATTTTGACAGTTTGATTCTTGTGAAGCATCATATTAGCGACAGCTGATTGTTGTTGAGGCAGAAGCGTCCTGATGGTCGATTTTTGGGGCATCGTAACATTTTGGGACTGGACTTTGAGAGCGCTCATATTGGTGTTGAGTGAAGTTTTAATACCGGTGATTTTCTGTTGCGCGTTGTTTCGCTGGGTCGGTGGTTTTTGTGGGGGTATAGTTTTTATGCAACCTGGTAATTTTTGGGGAATCGGTTGGCCTCCTGGCATCACAGAAcattgttgctgttgttgctgtgGGGGCTGTGCGACGTGGAGAGCTTGTTGCTGCAACTGTTGATTTTGCTGGGACTGCTGAATGATTTTCAAGGTTTGGGCATTCAAGTTTCGATTCGGGGTAGCTTGGACGACACCCGGTTGGTTTCCGGCCTTAACGATGTTGGTCGTTTTTTGTGAGATGTTTTTCAAACTGCCGGCATTCATATTTTGGGGATTTTTCGTTGGCCCGACTCTCATTATCatttgttgctgctgttgctgggGCTGTTGAATTTTGGTACCGCCAATGCTCTGATTTCTTTGATTACCGCCGGGCAAATTCGTAATCGGGCCAGCTTTTTGTGGAACATTGGTGACAACAGTTGTCTGAGCTGTGCCAACGCGCTGAACAGGCGTTGATTGAGACTTTTGAGAATTAGCCGCAACTCCCTGTGGCCTCGACTGCTGCGCTGCGTTTTGTGCAACTCCGGCGTGTTTCTGCACCGGTTGCTGATTCGTCATGTGGGCAGGTAAACCTGGTTGAGCAACATTGTTTTTCGGGGTTGAGCTCGGCACAGCTGGGACAGAAGATTTTTGGACGTTGTTGAGAGCACCGACGAGTAAATGTTGCTGCTGCTTTTGAACGACCTGTGTTTTCTGAGGCAAAACAGGCGGCAACTTGTGTTGAATAACTTGAGTCTGTTGATTAATCTGTTGAGGCTGACTGACTTGTTGCTGTTGGCTCGTTGTTTGTTGCTGAGACGAGATTTGTTGTACCGGTGGGACCTGGTGTAATTTCTGATTCGAATGGTTCGATGcgttcattaaaatttgtccCTGCACAACTTTTTGATTCGTAAAtatttgttgttgctgctgctgctgctgttgctgctgctgcggtTGATTCGAAGATTTGTTCACAACGGTTTTTCCCTGAACCGCGGGTAACTGTTGAACTCGCTGCATACTCGCGTTGCTCATTGCCTGGTTCATGGTGATTTGTTGACTGGTGGATTGAGCCGAAGAAGTGAGCGACGCTTGTTGCGATTTAGTTTGCGTGAGTACACGAGAAACTGGTGTTCGCTGGACGTTAACCTGTTGATTGTTCGGAGGGCCACTGATACTTTTGagcttttgaaaattcatcgtttGGGATCCAGCCAAAGCACCTGTTATCGGCACGCCCTGAGCAGTTTTCACCTGTATCCTGTGAATATTCTGCAACGAGCCGATAGCGTTGATTGATTTTATTCCGGCGAGGCTACCGACCACGTGTTGTACCGGCACTTGTTGCAATTTCTGCTGCACCCCTGAGCCTTGAGTTACCGCAGTTAGGGTCGCCATCGTCGTTTGCTGTTGGGAACTTTTGTTACATTGTAAAGTTTCGAA
It encodes:
- the upSET gene encoding uncharacterized protein upSET isoform X1; its protein translation is MSFVLQLESNADERDHKNVNIPSNDSKGRTSSSAEVVPTSATSSSSLSSTSAAVLQIARDTTTVVETSACLSGGKLPVVYPGSNQQSRISQILQNPKNLAIPTCNNAGTAVLTGGVSSNNNKQSGQATLVYSAGRTAKEVPKVACQQTTNTTQALTTRVVSQKLPTGGNIQQFVNANASSCINAVVNSAVISSTNSLSVGGNVCQSGMKATLTPTGNNLVCPSLSQAQIAAAVCTQNSNQSVKLTSANFETLQCNKSSQQQTTMATLTAVTQGSGVQQKLQQVPVQHVVGSLAGIKSINAIGSLQNIHRIQVKTAQGVPITGALAGSQTMNFQKLKSISGPPNNQQVNVQRTPVSRVLTQTKSQQASLTSSAQSTSQQITMNQAMSNASMQRVQQLPAVQGKTVVNKSSNQPQQQQQQQQQQQQIFTNQKVVQGQILMNASNHSNQKLHQVPPVQQISSQQQTTSQQQQVSQPQQINQQTQVIQHKLPPVLPQKTQVVQKQQQHLLVGALNNVQKSSVPAVPSSTPKNNVAQPGLPAHMTNQQPVQKHAGVAQNAAQQSRPQGVAANSQKSQSTPVQRVGTAQTTVVTNVPQKAGPITNLPGGNQRNQSIGGTKIQQPQQQQQQMIMRVGPTKNPQNMNAGSLKNISQKTTNIVKAGNQPGVVQATPNRNLNAQTLKIIQQSQQNQQLQQQALHVAQPPQQQQQQCSVMPGGQPIPQKLPGCIKTIPPQKPPTQRNNAQQKITGIKTSLNTNMSALKVQSQNVTMPQKSTIRTLLPQQQSAVANMMLHKNQTVKIQQQNIQQKQMILAPQYSQQIRPQTGQIKTLVPVTTTESRKELDIKNEMESHSAKDEDIQSQALQSPVRRMPLPYECLQFVLQDHNYGAPPPRTPPPASPPPHPKQQPINGAGASTVTLQHPFIYSQAVSGSNAVDDAASAISSEAGREAEPEGEETETAPEGEGDDEDSVTRCICEFEHDDGYMICCDRCLVWQHVDCMGIDRSNIPEEYLCEICRPRRVDRQRARGLQMRKREELLNSDTSSDASSTSSADTDVAVNTGPKKRNVQQHQQQQQQQQAQQQHQQQQQQQQQQQQQQQTQQQQQQQQQQQQAHQHQQQQQQVARRKSDPPPQLRRLNNNNNNNNNNVAKRQRREQNPRQTSAVRKKETAKRGPGKRKVKRRMSLDDREEETQDAWGSNMAPLRQWIERYEEAVTNHYSPELRARISSIKVNGTHNDLKQGNMNVVATGKCRLNVHSNNLRFLVATMYLPPNTPVLELRGKYMLSTQHRPSHPQGRQHAQRPGPFVFFYRLPRDGTEVCVDTRTYGNDARFVRRSCKPNAEVKHCIEKGTLHLYIVTSSAIEKNVEITIRHEQHDLMLSPNPNATAVMPLVCACNNPRSCQIAATAGQLTTRRGSNGALAENADGRERRRRGRRNTVCEDSDSLSTLSSTSITPTTSTTTPQTTSTVQPRRTATVVTSVPTPTATVTRPNPKEEVVPVPQQRQASPLRTATTQAPQTQQQQQPQPQQQTQQPVTQQQPQPAPQEPTPATPTVTTPAVVTPSQPPQESKKDKKKMTREERKMEAIMKAFERMEKAEQRKQEVQARNAQRKESGGTHSDNDERESVLHHVAKSKHTIERPIRRKRRKGRARTTSSSHSQNSNRRTRLNSADSDLSSGEESSTMQSPPSSSQHMCLPTRDTSSYSPRLLHTPTKDSDNDPLARDSNQTIPTAAGLLLALANSSAVPGPSSPTLQQVAPIKSPTCDSGASSSSQSSTPSTPLSSACLLVAAAVGPLAPGFKFPKTKKVLMNEWLKESPDPPQAHAQTSGVSSPPATIQNTNASTLANNPAATKPTDFLSPTDPSSEFLTQSYAAKGLATLVQAANSVSGIIDSPPQRKQTANTNSACPVSSGSAKKRWLRQAISEECDSPNSRPESPPNEIVAAPPKKRRIARESLSSDNYTPPTTPTLLAPDSTNANSTLSNNEHDFIDHPQSPVSVEGRVRMDFESESIKEETNFESEKMIFSENKTKSRITTVEAVVVKKEIDTEIRETKSTVATVKVETEEMMKVDSKNLLKTEPMDTKEGLDVKSSVVIKTETKVSLKREHEPDEMPVKSENSFITSVKRKPLIKRETRSPEIEKGTVEIIDQNEPDTEMEDLSSPIAAMESDAELKQRVAEMRLEFGGSVAEIVSIASENEKSDDDAREPTIYERSQDVRSEDNASIDEFDVEAQMKKITGDDGNDYKEKIDTSSERDNKSMDGIEGLMESSKEDSDSDDHDIEDLKYNEASPKFRAFEESLPVEERRFKEFESTREPKDAPDDATVDDSFGTATKVEPIKPEVSQTVSLGSSEESMFDSVSSSMDMAMENVASADDPKIFQSIPPLSERIRKKPESTGMSKKQLELVEAAIIESTIDLESSEISENGDDKSIMSTALRNLLGSKIDDDTTPKLTNENDLTESINPPPLCDRLEEFIVASAPDTTIIHVPNDKPVADNPTKEEEIPQPEIRRLKDPRTVVPNEMPAPPPFKPDVPTPVKRKVRTLSISEYRKRKQQSSGTPPEPEPSNDPSSSEKSASRGRSDSASSGTSSLSSDEEISKAALDLPSLTTLPLFANNEAEERKGGEEGTIGWSAAPTLVERQRENLTERLKREFGLFLSDDEEERARKQGLTAEAILKARKAGSPPQPVIPGVLSAYPLPQLPPQPYIPPPGSAAVHYPQFPGKSCPVPFQTFAVPQSLPPPVFPAGAQATTAAVATAGAAAATATTGTPIPATPQFLVPQAPPGSNPYPPQFPTTTALPTTTTMTTTLTLPPPPPPPPLPPPPLPPVASRGFSTVAPTTSTTSQIYNATSQQSTKTYFSHPPPAPRS
- the upSET gene encoding uncharacterized protein upSET isoform X3 produces the protein MSFVLQLESNADERDHKNVNIPSNDSKGRTSSSAEVVPTSATSSSSLSSTSAAVLQIARDTTTVVETSACLSGGKLPVVYPGSNQQSRISQILQNPKNLAIPTCNNAGTAVLTGGVSSNNNKQSGQATLVYSAGRTAKEVPKVACQQTTNTTQALTTRVVSQKLPTGGNIQQFVNANASSCINAVVNSAVISSTNSLSVGGNVCQSGMKATLTPTGNNLVCPSLSQAQIAAAVCTQNSNQSVKLTSANFETLQCNKSSQQQTTMATLTAVTQGSGVQQKLQQVPVQHVVGSLAGIKSINAIGSLQNIHRIQVKTAQGVPITGALAGSQTMNFQKLKSISGPPNNQQVNVQRTPVSRVLTQTKSQQASLTSSAQSTSQQITMNQAMSNASMQRVQQLPAVQGKTVVNKSSNQPQQQQQQQQQQQQIFTNQKVVQGQILMNASNHSNQKLHQVPPVQQISSQQQTTSQQQQVSQPQQINQQTQVIQHKLPPVLPQKTQVVQKQQQHLLVGALNNVQKSSVPAVPSSTPKNNVAQPGLPAHMTNQQPVQKHAGVAQNAAQQSRPQGVAANSQKSQSTPVQRVGTAQTTVVTNVPQKAGPITNLPGGNQRNQSIGGTKIQQPQQQQQQMIMRVGPTKNPQNMNAGSLKNISQKTTNIVKAGNQPGVVQATPNRNLNAQTLKIIQQSQQNQQLQQQALHVAQPPQQQQQQCSVMPGGQPIPQKLPGCIKTIPPQKPPTQRNNAQQKITGIKTSLNTNMSALKVQSQNVTMPQKSTIRTLLPQQQSAVANMMLHKNQTVKIQQQNIQQKQMILAPQYSQQIRPQTGQIKTLVPVTTTESRKELDIKNEMESHSAKDEDIQSQALQSPVRRMPLPYEFVLQDHNYGAPPPRTPPPASPPPHPKQQPINGAGASTVTLQHPFIYSQAVSGSNAVDDAASAISSEAGREAEPEGEETETAPEGEGDDEDSVTRCICEFEHDDGYMICCDRCLVWQHVDCMGIDRSNIPEEYLCEICRPRRVDRQRARGLQMRKREELLNSDTSSDASSTSSADTDVAVNTGPKKRNVQQHQQQQQQQQAQQQHQQQQQQQQQQQQQQQTQQQQQQQQQQQQAHQHQQQQQQVARRKSDPPPQLRRLNNNNNNNNNNVAKRQRREQNPRQTSAVRKKETAKRGPGKRKVKRRMSLDDREEETQDAWGSNMAPLRQWIERYEEAVTNHYSPELRARISSIKVNGTHNDLKQGNMNVVATGKCRLNVHSNNLRFLVATMYLPPNTPVLELRGKYMLSTQHRPSHPQGRQHAQRPGPFVFFYRLPRDGTEVCVDTRTYGNDARFVRRSCKPNAEVKHCIEKGTLHLYIVTSSAIEKNVEITIRHEQHDLMLSPNPNATAVMPLVCACNNPRSCQIAATAGQLTTRRGSNGALAENADGRERRRRGRRNTVCEDSDSLSTLSSTSITPTTSTTTPQTTSTVQPRRTATVVTSVPTPTATVTRPNPKEEVVPVPQQRQASPLRTATTQAPQTQQQQQPQPQQQTQQPVTQQQPQPAPQEPTPATPTVTTPAVVTPSQPPQESKKDKKKMTREERKMEAIMKAFERMEKAEQRKQEVQARNAQRKESGGTHSDNDERESVLHHVAKSKHTIERPIRRKRRKGRARTTSSSHSQNSNRRTRLNSADSDLSSGEESSTMQSPPSSSQHMCLPTRDTSSYSPRLLHTPTKDSDNDPLARDSNQTIPTAAGLLLALANSSAVPGPSSPTLQQVAPIKSPTCDSGASSSSQSSTPSTPLSSACLLVAAAVGPLAPGFKFPKTKKVLMNEWLKESPDPPQAHAQTSGVSSPPATIQNTNASTLANNPAATKPTDFLSPTDPSSEFLTQSYAAKGLATLVQAANSVSGIIDSPPQRKQTANTNSACPVSSGSAKKRWLRQAISEECDSPNSRPESPPNEIVAAPPKKRRIARESLSSDNYTPPTTPTLLAPDSTNANSTLSNNEHDFIDHPQSPVSVEGRVRMDFESESIKEETNFESEKMIFSENKTKSRITTVEAVVVKKEIDTEIRETKSTVATVKVETEEMMKVDSKNLLKTEPMDTKEGLDVKSSVVIKTETKVSLKREHEPDEMPVKSENSFITSVKRKPLIKRETRSPEIEKGTVEIIDQNEPDTEMEDLSSPIAAMESDAELKQRVAEMRLEFGGSVAEIVSIASENEKSDDDAREPTIYERSQDVRSEDNASIDEFDVEAQMKKITGDDGNDYKEKIDTSSERDNKSMDGIEGLMESSKEDSDSDDHDIEDLKYNEASPKFRAFEESLPVEERRFKEFESTREPKDAPDDATVDDSFGTATKVEPIKPEVSQTVSLGSSEESMFDSVSSSMDMAMENVASADDPKIFQSIPPLSERIRKKPESTGMSKKQLELVEAAIIESTIDLESSEISENGDDKSIMSTALRNLLGSKIDDDTTPKLTNENDLTESINPPPLCDRLEEFIVASAPDTTIIHVPNDKPVADNPTKEEEIPQPEIRRLKDPRTVVPNEMPAPPPFKPDVPTPVKRKVRTLSISEYRKRKQQSSGTPPEPEPSNDPSSSEKSASRGRSDSASSGTSSLSSDEEISKAALDLPSLTTLPLFANNEAEERKGGEEGTIGWSAAPTLVERQRENLTERLKREFGLFLSDDEEERARKQGLTAEAILKARKAGSPPQPVIPGVLSAYPLPQLPPQPYIPPPGSAAVHYPQFPGKSCPVPFQTFAVPQSLPPPVFPAGAQATTAAVATAGAAAATATTGTPIPATPQFLVPQAPPGSNPYPPQFPTTTALPTTTTMTTTLTLPPPPPPPPLPPPPLPPVASRGFSTVAPTTSTTSQIYNATSQQSTKTYFSHPPPAPRS